From the Hyphomicrobium sp. ghe19 genome, one window contains:
- a CDS encoding ABC transporter ATP-binding protein, giving the protein MSQILEVQNVSKVYRTDKGGVEALRPTSFKVERGEFVTLIGPSGCGKTTMLFILAGLEEPTDGYMFVNGRQAIGPGADRGMVFQNYTLYPWLNVTQNILFSATLNGSRPSGEALKAAKERCAALLYLMGLEAFANAYPRELSGGMKQRVAIARALLPRPAILLMDEPFGALDAQTREEIQQLTALLSRHEGTTVLMVTHDVDEALFLSTRTLVFSPRPGRIVDDIPVPFGDVRKLDLKLAPEFISLKRHMLGLLRRESDAHRDDYLQRLLQAQEPELSHVSQLHKARKGSQ; this is encoded by the coding sequence ATGAGTCAGATTCTCGAGGTTCAGAACGTCTCGAAGGTCTATCGCACCGACAAAGGTGGCGTCGAAGCCTTGCGTCCGACGTCATTCAAAGTCGAGCGCGGAGAGTTCGTGACGCTCATCGGTCCATCGGGCTGCGGCAAGACGACGATGCTGTTCATCCTCGCCGGACTCGAAGAGCCGACCGATGGATACATGTTCGTCAACGGCCGCCAAGCCATCGGCCCCGGAGCCGACCGCGGCATGGTCTTCCAGAATTACACGCTCTATCCCTGGCTGAACGTCACCCAGAACATTCTCTTCAGTGCGACGCTGAATGGCTCTCGCCCGAGTGGAGAAGCCCTGAAAGCCGCCAAGGAGCGATGCGCCGCGCTTCTCTACCTGATGGGTCTTGAGGCGTTTGCGAATGCGTATCCGCGCGAATTGTCCGGGGGGATGAAGCAGCGCGTTGCCATTGCGCGCGCGCTGCTTCCGCGCCCGGCAATCCTTTTAATGGATGAGCCGTTCGGCGCTCTCGATGCGCAGACGCGCGAGGAAATTCAGCAGCTCACAGCACTTCTCAGCCGCCATGAAGGCACGACGGTGCTGATGGTGACGCATGACGTCGATGAAGCCCTCTTTCTATCGACGCGGACGTTGGTGTTCTCTCCTCGTCCCGGCAGGATCGTCGACGATATTCCGGTCCCGTTCGGCGATGTTCGCAAGCTCGATCTTAAGCTCGCGCCCGAATTCATCTCTCTCAAGCGTCACATGCTCGGCCTGTTAAGGCGCGAGTCGGACGCCCACCGCGACGATTACCTGCAACGGCTGCTGCAAGCGCAGGAGCCGGAGTTGTCCCATGTGAGTCAGTTGCACAAAGCGCGAAAGGGAAGCCAATGA
- a CDS encoding aliphatic sulfonate ABC transporter substrate-binding protein has product MKAVFRALTAVLIMALSAVSWSTARADTLKPYKVGYNSWIGYISLFIAKEKGFFKDEGLDLQMQSFSSPGDGLAPLLGGQLDAHFTTADSVITALDKAPGRLEIVYMTDTSAGADAILAKSDIATPADLKGKTVAATAGQCNELLLRKALTKYGLAPSDIKLINMNPDDAGAAFAAGKLDAAVTWEPWITKVQGEKKGHVIFSSKEAPNLILDVVAISDKTAKDKSDETKAFLRALNKANELAISDPKAASAVAAKSLELKPEEVLDMLPKVKLYGASDNVTQMKGPAIEVGKELAAFFKEVKVNDGVVDTSNIFNPSFIGK; this is encoded by the coding sequence ATGAAAGCTGTGTTCAGGGCCTTGACGGCAGTTCTAATCATGGCGCTATCCGCCGTCTCGTGGTCTACAGCCCGTGCGGACACGCTGAAGCCCTATAAAGTCGGCTATAATAGTTGGATCGGATACATTTCCCTTTTCATCGCGAAAGAGAAAGGGTTCTTCAAGGACGAAGGTCTGGACCTCCAGATGCAATCGTTCAGTTCGCCCGGTGATGGCCTCGCACCGCTCCTCGGGGGCCAGCTCGATGCGCACTTCACGACTGCCGATAGCGTCATCACGGCGCTCGACAAAGCTCCGGGCCGTCTGGAGATCGTCTATATGACCGACACATCTGCCGGCGCCGACGCCATTCTCGCGAAATCAGATATCGCGACGCCCGCAGATCTCAAGGGAAAGACCGTTGCCGCAACCGCTGGCCAGTGCAACGAACTCCTCCTTCGCAAAGCGCTTACGAAGTATGGTCTGGCCCCGAGTGACATCAAGCTGATAAACATGAATCCCGACGACGCGGGGGCCGCCTTTGCCGCTGGCAAGCTAGACGCCGCCGTCACCTGGGAACCTTGGATCACAAAGGTGCAGGGCGAGAAAAAGGGTCATGTCATTTTCTCGTCCAAAGAAGCACCGAACCTGATCCTCGACGTTGTTGCCATCAGCGACAAGACCGCGAAGGACAAGTCTGACGAGACGAAAGCGTTTCTTCGCGCTTTGAACAAAGCCAATGAACTGGCGATCTCCGATCCGAAGGCGGCTTCCGCTGTGGCGGCGAAATCCCTGGAGCTCAAGCCGGAGGAAGTGCTCGACATGCTGCCGAAGGTGAAGCTTTATGGCGCGTCCGATAACGTCACCCAGATGAAGGGTCCGGCGATTGAAGTCGGGAAGGAACTGGCCGCATTTTTCAAAGAGGTAAAAGTCAACGATGGCGTTGTCGACACGTCGAATATTTTCAATCCGTCATTCATAGGCAAGTAG